The following are encoded together in the Acidobacteriota bacterium genome:
- the map gene encoding type I methionyl aminopeptidase — protein MTIGGREELEALRRAGRVAARCLARMGEALEPGMTTAELDLIGREYMEARGARSAPEFCYDFPAATCISVNEEVAHGIAGDRRIEAGDLVHVDVSLELDGYFSDTGAAYPVPPVNEVRRRMISATRRALREAMRQARHGRRLRHIGRAIEETATRAGFGLIRNLGSHGIGRSLHEEPKFVPGFDDPNDDRFLHDGMVLTIEPFLTNGREQAKTAKDGWTLLNRPGTTTVQFEHTIIVTRKKPLVMTLP, from the coding sequence ATGACGATCGGCGGCCGTGAAGAGCTGGAGGCCCTGCGCCGGGCGGGTCGGGTAGCGGCCCGATGTCTGGCGCGTATGGGCGAGGCGCTCGAGCCGGGCATGACGACCGCCGAACTCGATCTGATCGGTCGGGAGTACATGGAAGCGCGCGGCGCGCGTTCGGCGCCCGAGTTCTGCTACGACTTCCCGGCCGCGACCTGCATCAGCGTCAATGAGGAAGTCGCGCACGGCATCGCGGGCGACCGGCGGATCGAGGCGGGCGATCTGGTCCACGTTGACGTGTCGCTCGAACTCGACGGCTACTTCAGCGATACGGGCGCGGCGTACCCGGTGCCGCCGGTGAACGAGGTGCGGCGGCGGATGATCTCGGCCACCCGGCGGGCGCTGCGGGAGGCAATGCGGCAGGCGCGCCACGGTCGCCGCCTGCGCCACATCGGCCGCGCGATCGAGGAGACGGCGACCAGGGCTGGTTTCGGCCTGATCCGCAACCTGGGCTCGCACGGCATCGGCCGCTCGCTCCACGAGGAGCCGAAGTTCGTGCCTGGCTTCGACGACCCGAACGACGACCGCTTCCTGCATGACGGCATGGTGCTGACGATCGAGCCATTTCTTACCAACGGCCGCGAGCAGGCGAAGACCGCGAAGGACGGCTGGACGCTGCTCAACAGGCCCGGAACGACGACGGTCCAGTTCGAGCACACGATCATCGTCACCCGCAAGAAACCGCTAGTGATGACCTTGCCGTAG